The sequence taacccgcttggccatgctgggcctaaaacATCTCTTTCTCTCTTTCACACCCTAGAATGTTTGTACTGATAAACAACAGCGTATCTTCAGATACTTTCAAGGCGTTATGAAGGACTGAAATGATTAAcactaaaatacttttttataccTCAGTAATGTCCCTCaatgatgtatttttttctaCTTAATTCCTCTATTATTATAGCCTATCTGTATGTCTTCAACCTTGTTATTGTAATATCCTTATACACCGCCAATATCTCCGTAGGTCTTGACTGCAatcagatttatatttattattatcgtAATACTTGTCTgattcttctttctttttattttctgttttgttttaatattctgtcACTTTCTTCTtgaattttgttaattttctgtcTCCTCCTTTACTCGTTTTATCATTTTCAGAACTCGCTTCTTCTTCTTGAAGAGTATTTCAACTGTTATTAGACCCACatattggttttattgttattagtatttttgctgctattaatgtatattttgacGATTAATGATGCGTATTTTGACCTTTATTATCTGTATATTCACTATTATAATCTGTATCCTCACTATTATTagaatgtttttcatattattgGTGTGTGTTTGACTATTATTAGATCCATCAAAATGTCAAACTTTTCATTAGAACTCAAAGTTGGTTCATATATTTTAATCCAAGAAAATTCTAAAATCACAAAACACATATAGAAATACTTAATACAATATGTTTTTGATAACAAATTAATCAAAGTAAAGAATCAGAAACCTCCTTCACTAAAGTTGACATTgagaacaacaacaaagaacaggTTACTCTTTACTAAAGAGACCTTTGACATTAAAGGACTTGTCCTCAACCAAAAGAACAGATTATTCTTTACTACAGAGACCTTTGACATTAAAGTGCTCGTGCTTAACCTAACGAAGAGGCTATTCTTTACTACAGAGACCTATGACAATACAGGTCCCCCTAACCTAAAAAGTAACTTATCCTTTCTAAAGAGacctttgataaaataaaatactgccTAAACGaaaacataacactatgtaacacaaattttgttcctggatagtatgtgttatttcttaattgtttatgtagtaaaagtacagaaaatgaccatttttCCCTTCAcaatttgcttttgtgacctgaataatgaaatttaggaagtaacctattttctttgtaaaaacgggaaaatgtgcacattttcatttacacaaggtctgaataatagaacatatgaatcaagatttacatgtatttatactaaagttataaaaaatgaaaaaaatgtttagaagtgagtagtttctcgagatttgcgactgtaatgtaaatcactttcacgtatcagcccccaaatatagtctcccatcatgttttcgttatacgctcccagatcacaaaagcaaagtttgaagagaaaaataggtcttttccatttactttgggcacaagcaattgagaaataacactttctgcacaggatcaagaaaagtgaaaattttattacatagtataaTATATCCTTCACTGAAGATATCCAAGAACATATTCCATGAAATTGTCCTATCCTTAGTGAAGAGGTCTCTAACGTTATacatataatgaataaagaattAGATCATAACCTCGGGTAGTTACAAATCTTCTATATCTTTGGAGTTGTGCGAAAATTAcggtttactttaaaaaattgctTTTTCATTAACATTCAAAGCTCAAATTGTTGATTTTTCTGTTGGCCATGTAAATCATGTTGCGTTTTCATaccatagttattatgttttgCTGTGTCTATCATATTTTATGGTAATTTTATATAGTACCAGTTACGAgtaattatgattatttttgaaaacttGCTGAACTATAAAAGATGTTTCCATTCTTTTATCTGCTCCAGCATTTTCTTTCCATAATATTGCGGAATTTCGAAGCTCATTATTGCCGTTTTCTTCTCCTTGTGATAATTACAAACTCGAATATTTCTGTAGTGGTGAATCAGAGCGCTTCCTTCTATCTTGACGCTAGTGGCACCTGGTGTCATTTCTCGAACATTATGAATACCACCATAGATAACCTTCTCTGGTCGTACAATATACTTCAAAAAGTCTGGCCAATTCCTCGTGTGCAGGGGTTTTCCAAGGACCTTATGGAACGTGACAAAAGGATAAAGATCCTTCCGGATTTTCTTCAAAGACGGAAATTTCAAGCAAAAAATTGATTGTCTGAATCTGTAATTGTCGCAACAGCTTTCATTGGTGAGTTCTTCCATTAACTGttgtaaagatattttattgtatggAACGAGGAATTCGTCCACATCTAGTTTAATAACGTATTCATAACGGTACATATTTCGGTACAAACAGTCCTGTATCTGAGTTATGTGTGCATATCCACCCTCTCTGAATTTTTTCAAGTTATTCGGAAGATTCCAGTGTCTACTGCTCCACGGTAAAAAGTCTATCGGTAGTCCTCTCTTTGAGAGATTTTCCACCATTTTCCGTAGACGTGGGCCAGTTTCAAAGTTGTAAAAGGTGAAGTGATCGATACCAACAACACGGTAGAAGGCTAAGAACTGAGCAACCAAATAAGTGTTGTTCATATAGTGATAAAAAGGTGCAACACAAGCTGCTATCTTTCCACGAGCATCAGAGTTCCGAGCCAATGGAAGATGATGAACGCGAATCCACCGTAGCTTTTCTACATCACTGGTTTCGAGTGCAGCTGAACGCACGTATTTACTTACTTTGGcagaaactgaacaaataaaaatttttggTGTTTGTCCTATCATTTTTACCTTTACAGCAGACCTTAAGTAGCGCCGGTGTTTATATTCAGTGTAAATGACACATTTCATGTTATTTAACTCTTTACCTCTTTTGGTGGACCAACCAAATATACGAACAACTGGGTCTAAAGATCCATTTAAAACACGACTATCTAAATACGCGGAATAAGCATAAACATCTGTATCCATCTTCACCCAATCATCTACCCAAGAAGAATTATTATAGAACGGTTTGTTGAAGCCATCCAGAATTTCTTCTGTGTGGGTATCGTAATATCTGTAAACACGGTTAATGTCTTGTGTAGTGACGTCATGTTGGCTAGATATGTTGTTTATAGACAGTTCATCAATGAGATCTCCGTTGTCACTCGATGGAAGTATCACCACtagatatataacaaaaatacaacacCATCCACTTAAACCGTAAAGAACCTTCCTCCTAAGCCACATATTCAGAAATCtaacaaaattttgtaattttctcgTGTTTCCtgcaaaaaaagaagaaaaaaggttAACATATCAATTGTTTTTGTAAGTTACTCATGTTCTCGTAACCtatgttttcaatgtttaaatTTGGATGTTAACTAGGGAGTGCATGTCTAAGACCTCTTTCGTAATGAAACTACACTGGAACTTACTAGGCCTAAAAAGCTCTAAATTTGCGTCATAGAAATCGAGAAAATTTAGAGATTATCGATAGCtgaggtaaaattataaatatgattgATAAGGTTTCAGTCAGTCACTAGTGTTATTTCTATTTGATAAGTCTTGTTGTCATACAATTTTAGTACTTCATAGATATCTTTCTGTGCTTTACTTTTGGATTGATTGACTTGGTTTACGTTTCAGTTTTCTAATTTTTGATCTGTTTCTTCtggatataattttaattttaaaaaccgggttttgatatccgtggtgggcagagcatttGTGCACATTTGTTTATAACAACAGTTAAATAAACACTACTAAAACAATTGTTATAATGCCGTTAAAGGGTTTTTCCAAATTATCCAgtggaaaaataatttaaagtctaGTCGATGTGACTATACAAAtcatttatttcttacttaacATTCTACAAATTTATACACGTTGTAACAAGTAGATCCAAGTAACTTTACAAAGAAGGCACAAAACGCACGATtgacataaaaaataaagttattcataAAATTTTCTATTGATTGATTAATAACCAAATATACGCGATAATGAACACTATTCAAAACAGTTCactaaaactgaagatttcactCAGCCAAAGCTAATACTGCACCGATTTAATACTCATCCACTATTTACTTCTTTTTTGAAGCAAAACTCATTCTTGTATTTATAATCTATTGATATTCCTCTATGTTTTAAGCGCAGAGACTTATTCCCACAAACTTCTTTGATCTTAACATTGTGAGCATCTAGTTGGCATAcgaattaaaacattgaaaatatagtttaggctttgtttgttttctgaatttcgagcaaagctactcgaaggttgtctgcactcgccgtccctaatttagtagtgtaagattagagggaaggcagctagtcatcaccatccaccgctatctcttgggctactcttttatcaacgaatagtcagtttaaccgtcacattataacaccccataactgaaagtgtgagcatgtttagtgtgacatgattcgaacccgcgaccctcggattaggggtcgagtgtcttaaccacctggccctgctggGACAGTTTTGACTTTAGAACAACATATTGTTACTTTTGTTGCTATTGTTCCACGTAGATATGTTCCACGTAGGTATGTATCATCAGAACAACATATTGTTACTTGTGTTACTATTGTTCCACATAGATATGTATCATCAGAACAACATATTGTTACTTGTGTTACTATTGTTCCACATAGATATGTATCATCAGAACAACATATTGTTACTTGTGTTACTATTGTTCCACATAGATATGTATCATCAGAACAACATATTGTTACTTGTGTTGCTATTGTTCCACATAGATATGTATCATCACTACACGTCTTCAAGTACAATGTTTTCATATATTCACACAATTTTAAAGTAATGTGCAAAGcgaaacttttaaaaaatgttcatattatGGGCTTCATTGTTTGTTTCAAACAATTGTATTACTTATCTTACACTCCATAGAAGTTTTCTGAGAAGTCTCATATATTTGCAGGATTTGTATTTTTAACCTGATGTAAATGGCTGTGTACATCTTAAGGCGTAAGTGTAGCTAATCTTGGTTTTTTACTATGGATCGGAAGAAGATTAATGACTCAGCGTCTCACGCCAACTTTGAGATTATTCGTAATTGAATAGCGAAGTAGCTTTACCTCTAATGTATTACATGTTCTCAAAataatgtgtgtatatgtgtttttcgtatagcaaagccacaaagggctatctgctcagcccacctaggtaatcgaacccctgattttagcgttgtaaatccggaaacataccgctgtactagcggggggctctcaaaataaatatatgtgtcaCACACATAtgttaatgatttaatttttcattaaaggtAAAATCGTGTGTGCGttctcttataacaaagccacattagactacctgctgagtccaccgagaggaatcgaaccccgtgattttcgcgttgtaaatccgtggacctACCGCTGTATTGGCGCTGGCGGTGGAAAGGtagaaattgaaaaaaagaaatctttGTAATATCGAATGATAAATTAGTCGATAAGATATTAATTACTTACACAACAAAATTAACTtaggatagatgaaaaaaaaaagactaaaatatcctgcaaataatttatactttattttgttttctaaaattaaaagtCATACTGTCGTAAGataaaacactgtttattgtgcatattgtttattagtttattttggaaatgaatattttacgattgtatatttttttattataagagagttaaaagcagacgattattggaagttgtgtttcTAACTCAAAGATATTGACAATATAGCGAGCAGACGATTAAGTGATAAAGGTATAAACATTATAAGATAAAAGGTAACAAACAAGACAATCAAATGAAAAGTCGAACGAGAAGCTAACTTTGCTAGAAGTGATAGACTTAACGTTTACAAGAAGATTCGGTAAACATTACAGTCTCAATGTGAGATAGATATTTTACTACAAGTAAGGGTGGACCTAGTAATTAATGTCAGAAGATAGGTTTTAAAATTAAGGCTTAAACattatactattttttttaaactttgaatcaacaaaaagaaactaacttatgaaattttataaaaggatgcttttctttgttttttcataaacAGTTGGTTGACAGCATAACAGGTATGTGgcatttttaacagtttaaaaattgcTTTATTTTCGATATAAATATTACGCTTAAGGAAACAAGAGGGAATGCTAAATAGCCGCAGCACCTAATATTCTTCCAGGCAGGATAAGAGTAAATTATTCTATGAGACTTTGGGTTTGGTTATATATGCTAGTCGAGAgggttttttttaaacatattaatttactattttgttaattatactaTAATATTAACAAGTAACTTTTAAAATCCTTCACACATCTGCCCTGTCACCATGAACAACCAAAAAAAGAACAACCTTTcttgtgtattatataaataataaaacatttaaaatataaaatcacgTATGTTTtacgtcacgcttgatttctctCTATTTCTTTAAATAGGAGGAGCCATAAAaaccaaaatgcatttattaaaataaaacagtttgattttaatgttgttgttgtctttttttttgtagcTCTTAACTCAGCTACAATTTCAGGTGCTACAACAGTGCTCCAATAGCTCCAAAATTGAACACTTCTATTTGCTTAGCGTCATGGTATTGTTACAACTTGTTTAGTAACATTTAGTGCAAGCTATGTTCACTTATAGACCTAACATCACAAACACCTGTTATAAGTTATAcacaggggcccggcatggccaagcgtgttaaggcgtgcgacttgtaatctgagggtcgcgggttcgcatccctgtcgcgccaaacatgctcgccctttcagtcgtggggcgttataatgtgacggtcaatcccactattcgttggtaaaagagcagcccaagagttggtggtgggtggtgatgactagctgccttccctctagtcttacactgctaaatgagggacggctagcacagatagccctcgagtagctttgtgtgaaattaaaaaaacaaaaaaaaaacagttatacattgtatatgCGATATTGAATTTAGGTGTTTGTTTGCTAGGGGAAGCATACTATTATAACATGATAATACAAGATCTAGAAATTTCAAGAAAGTTAAGGCCGTTGTAAGAATACTGGACCTTCCtatcataatataaaaatgaCTAATTGAGTTAAGTATAACTTAATGAGTTATTTACTTCGGTTAGTGAGAATTATTATGTCTATTCAGGTAATAAGCGAGAAAGTGTGTTAGATAGCGTATTTGTTGTGTTTGCTATCGTTCAATTGTCAAAGAAAATTGCAAGTGTGTTATGcgtaaattaatttcaaattttcaatCTAAACGTTTGTGGAGTTAAACCTACCAGTAAACAAAGCCTCAACcaaatgaaaattgaaaatataaattaattcgtTGCCGTAATGTGCAACTGATTTcgtattatatttacaaaatcatcAAGAAGCATCCGCCCAATGATAGAACACGTTACCACATAACAGTTAACTAGAAATTTCTAGACTAATGGTAAGCCTAACTCATAAATAAAGTTAATCGATGACTCACATGCAAAGGTTATTCGCAAACCAACCAATAGCAACTCACTGACTAAATAACTCATTTTCAGACTCACAAACTAACCAATTTATTTTAGCTCGTTTATTTtgatacctttttttttttcgtacgtttcgccctctagtggcacagcgatatgtctgcggacttacaccgcgagaaaccaggtttcgatacacttggtggacagagcacagataccctattgtgtagcttcgtgcttaattcaatatatttaattgtttgtttgtttgttttttgaatttcgcacaaagctactcaagggctatctgtgctagcgtccctaatttagcagtgtaagactagagggaaggcagctagacatcaccacccaccgccaactcttgggctactcttttaccaacaaatagtgggattgaccgtaacattatgacgttctcacggctgaaggggcgagcatgtttggcgcgaccgggattcgaacccgcaaccctcagattacgagtcgcacgccttaacacgtttggccatgccgggcctttataaTTAATCGTACGTATTACGTATTTTCTTTGCAGTAAAgctcagcatggctaggtggttaaagtactccactcgtaatctaagggtcgcaaatttaaatccccatcacatcaaacattctcgccctttcagccttgggctTCATAAAGtaacgatgaatcccactattcgttggtaaaggagtagcccaagagttggcggtggatggtgatgactagttgctaaattagcgatggctagcgcaaatggctctggtgtagctttgcttgaaatccAAACACAAACAACTAATCTTTGTGGTATATAAAACTTCGAGATTTCACAGAGACCTAATATAATCTCacacaattattattatatcatataaaaaaattaattctagTAAACAATGCATTACAATGTCAAAAATATAGGTTACGTCAGTATTTACCGAGAATTCAAGAATATATCATTCCAATATCGAATGTACACATTTCTTACTCTGTTTACTAAAATTGTAGTTTAGCATGCTAATATGTGTCGCATTAATGAAGTTTACTAGATATATTGTTGTGACATGTGTTTTAATTCAGGTGTTCGCCAGAAGACGCTTGAAGTTACGACTAAGTAAGTCTTTGGAGGTAAGGTAAAGTGTTCTAAATAACATCACGaaatatttagtaactttgtgaaTAATCTGGAAACAAGGCTAGAATATAAATACTATAATCCAGtagttcccaaccttttttatgccccacacccctaaaaaattttaatatgttatcgcacccctcacagtaattatttatttaagaataaaggtgaaggtggccaaaacaaatttttataatctggaaaaaaaaaaaaattacaacaaactaaaagttgcataaatcttacatggcctacaaaaaataaattttcaaccatgcatgaaatgaaatttctttgaatttgaaatgttca comes from Tachypleus tridentatus isolate NWPU-2018 chromosome 12, ASM421037v1, whole genome shotgun sequence and encodes:
- the LOC143233478 gene encoding beta-1,4-galactosyltransferase galt-1-like, yielding MWLRRKVLYGLSGWCCIFVIYLVVILPSSDNGDLIDELSINNISSQHDVTTQDINRVYRYYDTHTEEILDGFNKPFYNNSSWVDDWVKMDTDVYAYSAYLDSRVLNGSLDPVVRIFGWSTKRGKELNNMKCVIYTEYKHRRYLRSAVKVKMIGQTPKIFICSVSAKVSKYVRSAALETSDVEKLRWIRVHHLPLARNSDARGKIAACVAPFYHYMNNTYLVAQFLAFYRVVGIDHFTFYNFETGPRLRKMVENLSKRGLPIDFLPWSSRHWNLPNNLKKFREGGYAHITQIQDCLYRNMYRYEYVIKLDVDEFLVPYNKISLQQLMEELTNESCCDNYRFRQSIFCLKFPSLKKIRKDLYPFVTFHKVLGKPLHTRNWPDFLKYIVRPEKVIYGGIHNVREMTPGATSVKIEGSALIHHYRNIRVCNYHKEKKTAIMSFEIPQYYGKKMLEQIKEWKHLL